One Candidatus Dadabacteria bacterium genomic window, CAACTTTCATCAACCTTTTATCCGTATAAGGACAAAAAGGGCGATTAGGAAAAGGGCGAAAAGGGCGGTCAAAAGGTTGAAGTATCTGTCAATAAAGTCCTTCGCTCTGTCGCCGAACCGCCACACCACGGCTGCGACAAGAAAAAACCTTGCGCTTCTGCCGATGGCGGAGCCGATAACCAGAACCCCGAGCCCCACATTGAAAACGCCTGAGGCCACTGTGAAAACCTTAAAAGGTATCGGAGAGAAAGCCGCCACAAGCAGGGCGTAAAAAGCGTTGTCGTTAAACAACTCCCCTGCGCGGATGAAATTTTCCTCCGTAAAGATGCCGTAACTGAAAAACCACCCGGCGGCCAAATCCCAGAAAAACCTGCCCAGAAAATAACCC contains:
- a CDS encoding VTT domain-containing protein, which gives rise to MNPLRNLYRSFLGLAEKPYASWVLGAVAFLESFIFPLPPDALLLPVSLGKPSRAFRFALICSVFSVLGACAGYFLGRFFWDLAAGWFFSYGIFTEENFIRAGELFNDNAFYALLVAAFSPIPFKVFTVASGVFNVGLGVLVIGSAIGRSARFFLVAAVVWRFGDRAKDFIDRYFNLLTALFALFLIALFVLIRIKG